TCCGAGCTCCCGCCGGGGCAACGGATGCAGCGCGGCTGGCCGGTCACGCACTACGGCCCGGTCCCGAAGTTCCGGCCCGAACGCTGGGAGTTCAGGGTGTTCGGGGCGACCGCCGACGGCGAGAAGCACTGCTGGACCCATGAGGAGTTCGCGGGCCTGCCGTACACCACCGTCGTGGCCGATCTGCACTGCGTCACGAAGTTCAGCATGCTCGGTGCGGAGTGGGGCGGCATCCCGGCGCGGACGATCCTGGAGCTCGCCCCGCCCGCGCCCGCGGTCACTCATGTGATGGTGTGGGCCGAATACGGCTTCAGCTCCAACCTCCGCCTCGCCGACTTCGCCTCCGAGCGCACCATCTTCGCCACCCACAAGGACGGCGAACTGCTCACGGCGGAGCACGGTTTCCCGCTCCGTCTGGTCG
The DNA window shown above is from Streptomyces chartreusis and carries:
- a CDS encoding sulfite oxidase-like oxidoreductase, translating into MGQPEERETGAAAHSELPPGQRMQRGWPVTHYGPVPKFRPERWEFRVFGATADGEKHCWTHEEFAGLPYTTVVADLHCVTKFSMLGAEWGGIPARTILELAPPAPAVTHVMVWAEYGFSSNLRLADFASERTIFATHKDGELLTAEHGFPLRLVVPHLYAWKGPKWVRGVEYMTADRRGFWEERGYHNIGDPWREQRYSYQEEPGDGPEL